In the Lates calcarifer isolate ASB-BC8 linkage group LG24, TLL_Latcal_v3, whole genome shotgun sequence genome, one interval contains:
- the LOC108902061 gene encoding arylamine N-acetyltransferase, pineal gland isozyme NAT-10-like: MTSADMDVEKYLLRIGFVASAEPSLEMLRSVHTCHLLSVPFEDLTVHSGGQVQLDLPLLYDKIVNRGRGGFCFENNGLFSWLLSKLGFRVTLLSGQVKNHITGRYGPPFDHLIAMVTLEGRRWLCDVGFGSSGFTTPLSLDTRGLQEHGHRVYRIREDRDMHFLEWQGEENRGAGGDWTEIYKFTLAPRCLEDFTEMCQYHQSSPSSIFFCKSLCTILKPDGRLTYIGHRLITTTFPTAGTGKTLETTTRELKDEEIPVILAEKFGIVLNSPLIPKDEAITPPPVMY; encoded by the coding sequence ATGACTTCCGCGGACATGGACGTGGAGAAGTATTTATTGCGCATTGGGTTTGTGGCCTCAGCTGAGCCCAGTCTGGAGATGCTGCGGTCAGTTCACACCTGTCACCTGCTGTCGGTGCCGTTTGAAGACCTAACCGTGCACAGCGGCGGACAAGTCCAACTGGACCTTCCGCTTCTGTACGACAAGATCGTGAACCGGGGCAGGGGCGGGTTCTGCTTTGAGAATAACGGTCTCTTCTCCTGGTTGCTGTCCAAATTGGGCTTCCGGGTAACTCTGCTCTCCGGCCAGGTGAAGAATCACATCACCGGTCGATACGGGCCACCTTTTGACCACTTGATCGCCATGGTGACCCTCGAGGGCCGGCGCTGGCTGTGCGACGTCGGGTTTGGCTCGTCGGGTTTTACCACCCCCCTTTCACTGGATACTAGAGGCCTGCAGGAGCACGGCCACCGAGTGTACCGCATTAGAGAGGACAGGGATATGCACTTTCTGGAGTGGCAGGGGGAGGAAAACAGAGGTGCTGGTGGAGACTGGACAGAGATCTACAAGTTCACCCTTGCTCCCAGGTGTCTGGAGGACTTTACCGAGATGTGCCAGTACCACCAGAGCTCCCCCAGCTCCATCTTCTTCTGCAAGTCCCTCTGCACCATTTTAAAACCAGATGGCAGGCTGACCTACATTGGCCACAGACTGATCACCACCACATTTCCCACTGCAGGAACTGGGAAAACTTTGGAAACCACAACCAGGGAACTTAAAGATGAAGAGATCCCTGTTATTCTGGCAGAGAAATTTGGAATTGTGCTAAATTCTCCGCTCATACCAAAGGATGAGGCGATAACACCACCCCCGGTCATGTATTGA
- the marchf6 gene encoding E3 ubiquitin-protein ligase MARCHF6, giving the protein MDTAEEADICRVCRSEGTPDKPLYHPCVCTGSIKFIHQECLVQWLKHSRKEYCELCKHRFAFTPIYSPDMPSRLPIQDICAGLLTSVGTAIRYWFHYTLVAFAWLGVVPLTACRIYKCLFTGSVSSLLTLPLDMLSTENLLADCLQGCFVVTCTLCAFISLVWLREQIVHGGAPQWLEQHQPPPPNAAGQANEAQAAGQGAADEPPAAQPAPADPPAQNEAEPEPPDVPPDQGDDPELEEEEGAAAEDADPNNGAQDDMNWNALEWDRAAEELTWERMLGLDGSLVFLEHVFWVVSLNTLFILVFAFCPYHIGHFSVVGLGFEEYVQASHFEGLITTIVGYILLAMTLILCHGLAALVRFQRSRRLLGVCYIVVKVSLLVVVEIGVFPLICGWWLDICSLEMFDASLKDRELSFKSAPGTTMFLHWLVGMVYVFYFASFILLLREVLRPGVLWFLRNLNDPDFNPVQEMIHLPIYRHLRRFILSVVVFGSIVLLMLWLPIRLIKLLLPTFLPYNVMLYSDAPVSELSLELLLLQVVLPALLEQGHTRQWLKGLVRAWTVSAGYLLDLHSYLLGEQEDNDANQPVNNNNNNNPPPGHHNNNNNPAPAVGEGLHAAHQAILQQGGPVGFQPYHRPLRFPFRIVLLIAFMCITLLVASLVCLTLPVFTGRWLMSFWTGNSKIHELYTAACGLYVCWLSIRGVTVLLAWMPQGRTVILHKVQEWTLMILKTLVVALLVAGVIPLLLGLLFELVIVAPLRVPLDQTPLFYPWQDWALGVLHAKIIAAITLMGPQWWLKTVIEQVYANGIRNIDLQFIIRKLAAPVISVLLLSLCVPYVIAAGVVPAVGVTPEMEILMQRRIYPFLLMVVSLIGILSFQIRQFKRLYEHIKNDKYLVGQRLVNYERKAGRASSVPPPNPVAE; this is encoded by the exons TTTGGTCCAGTGGCTGAAGCACAGCAGGAAGGAGTACTGTGAATTATGCAAGCACAGATTTGCCTTCACGCCAA TCTACTCCCCAGATATGCCCTCACGTCTGCCCATACAGGACATATGTGCCGGCCTGCTGACCAGTGTGGGCACAGCCATCCGCTACTGGTTCCATTACACACTGGTGGCCTTTGCATGGCTCGGGGTGGTTCCTCTCACTGCAT GTCGCATCTACAAGTGTCTGTTTACTGGCTCTGTGAGCTCACTTTTGACGCTGCCATTGGACATGCTCTCTAC agagaacCTGCTTGCAGATTGTCTTCAGGGTTGCTTCGTCGTCACCTGCACCCTGTGCGCGTTtatcagtcttgtgtggctcaGAGAACAGATAGTCCACGGTGGCGCTCCCCAGTGGTTAGAGCAGCACCAGCCGCCACCACCTAATGCTGCTGGACAAGCCAATGAG GCACAAGCTGCAGGTCAGGGAGCAGCTGATGAGCCCCCTGCAGCCCAGCCAGCCCCTGCTGATCCCCCAGCCCAGAACGAAGCAGAGCCTGAGCCACCCGATGTCCCCCCAGACCAAGGTGATGACCCGGagctggaggaagaagagggagcaGCTGCTGAAGATGCAGATCCCAACAATGGAGCACAAG ATGACATGAATTGGAATGCTTTGGAGTgggacagagcagcagaggaactCACCTGGGAAAGG ATGCTTGGCCTGGATGGTTCACTGGTATTTTTG GAGCATGTGTTTTGGGTAGTTTCTCTTAACACACTCTTCATCCTGGTCTTTG CATTTTGTCCTTACCACATTGGGCACTTCTCTGTTGTTGGCCTTGGCTTTGAAGAATAT GTTCAAGCCTCCCATTTCGAGGGCTTAATCACAACAATTGTGGGCTACATACTGTTGGCCATGACGCTCATCCTCTGTCAT GGACTGGCCGCTCTGGTCAGGTTCCAGCGCTCCCGGCGTCTCCTGGGAGTCTGCTACATTGTTGTCAAG GTCTCACTGCTGGTTGTTGTGGAGATTGGTGTGTTTCCACTCATCTGTGGCTGGTGGCTTGACATCTGCTCTTTG GAGATGTTTGATGCCTCCCTGAAAGACAGAGAGTTGAGTTTTAAATCAGCCCCAGGTACCACCATGTTCCTGCACTGGCTTGTGGGAATGGTTTACGTCTTCTACTTTGCTTCTTTCATCCTCCTACTGAGAGAG GTGCTGAGGCCTGGAGTGCTGTGGTTTCTGAGAAACCTCAATGACCCAGATTTTAATCCGGTGCAGGAGATGATTCACCTGCCCATCTACAGACACCTGCGGCGGTTCATCCTGTCTGTGGTGGTGTTCGGTTCTATCGTGTTGCTCATGTTGTGGCTGCCCATCAGGCTGATTAAACTACTGCTGCCCACTTTCCTCCCATACAACGTCATGCTCTACAG TGACGCCCCAGTCAGCGAGCTGTCTTTGGAGCTATTATTACTTCAGGTTGTGCTGCCTGCTCTACTGGAGCAGGGACACACTCGCCAGTGGCTTAAAGGCCTGGTCAGAGCCTGGACAGTCAGTGCTGGATATTTACT AGACCTCCACTCCTACCTCCTTGGGGAGCAAGAGGACAACGATGCCAACCAGcctgtaaacaacaacaataataataacccTCCCCCTGGTCAccataacaacaataacaacccTGCCCCAGCTGTTGGGGAGGGGTTACATGCAGCCCACCAGGCCATCCTGCAACAAGGGGGACCAGTGGGTTTCCAGCCCTACCACCGACCCCTTCGCTTCCCATTCAGG ATTGTGTTGCTGATTGCATTCATGTGCATCACTCTGCTGGTGGCTAGTCTGGTGTGTCTAACCCTACCAG tgttcacCGGACGTTGGCTGATGTCCTTCTGGACAGGAAACTCCAAAATCCATGAGCTGTACACAGCAGCATGTGGTCTGTATGTCTGCTGGCTGTCTATCCGTGGAGTCACTGTGCTGCTGGCCTGGATGCCCCAGGGACGCACCGTCATCTTACACAAAGTCCAGGAGTGGACACTCATG ATCCTGAAGACCCTGGTTGTAGCTCTGCTGGTCGCTGGAGTCATCCCGTTGCTACTGGGTCTGCTGTTTGAACTAGTTATTGTGGCACCACTCAGGGTACCCCTGGACCAAACACCTCTCTTCTACCCCTGGCAG GACTGGGCTCTTGGAGTGCTCCATGCCAAAATCATTGCTGCCATCACTCTCATGGGCCCTCAGTGGTGGCTGAAGACTGTTATTGAGCAG GTTTATGCAAATGGAATTCGCAACATTGATCTCCAATTCATCATCCGTAAACTGGCAGCTCCAGTCATCTCAGTCCTGCTGCTGTCCTTGTGCGTGCCGTATGTGATCGCTGCGGGGGTGGTGCCGGCTGTAG GAGTGACCCCAGAGATGGAGATTCTGATGCAGAGGAGAATCTACCCTTTCCTCTTGATGGTGGTCTCGCTTATCGGCATCCTGTCCTTCCAGATCCGACAGTTTAAACGCCTTTATGAACACATCAAGAACGACAA GTACCTGGTTGGCCAGAGGCTTGTCAACTACGAACGGAAAGCTGGAAGAGCGAGCtcagtccccccccccaaccccgTTGCGGAATAG